The genomic stretch GATTTTCAGCAAAATCGGACACACATCGCGATTGTAATCGATGAGCACGGAGGTACTGTGGGACTCGTGACCATGGAAGATCTTCTCGAAGAAGTTTTCGGTGATATTGTGGATGAAAAGGATGTGGAAGAAAAATGGGGAACGAAGATTCGGGAGAATGTGTGGGTTGTGAAGGGGGGCATCAGTCTTGCAGATTTATTCGAGAAAATAGGTGTGGATCTCCGAGAAAATGATGAAGAAAAACCATTAGCGCTCTTCATTCTTGAACGAATGCAAAAAATTCCTTATCGTGGGGACAGCATTAAAATGGCATCGGCTACACTCGTCATAGAAAAGATGAATGGACACAAGATTGATAAAGTTCGCGTTCTCAAAAAATAATCGCTATAGTGAAGAGCATGAGAAAGTCATATGTTTCCCAAAACGTAACGGTGTCGATTGTGCTGATTGCCCTCATCATAGGGACGATATATCTTTTGTTTATTTTTTCAAGCGCGATTTGGAAGTCTCAGAGAAAAGAGAAGTTGTATGAAGAATTTCGAAAAGATATTGCTCGTCTTGAGGAAGAGAACGCTAGTCTTTCAGAGCGATATGATCTCCAAAGAACGGACGAGTTTTTTGATAAATATGCCAAGTCTAATCTTGGGAAAATAAATCCCGGAGAAAAAGTCATTATCATAGAAAATACTCCTGAAACTCCACCTCTTGATTTCAGCGGTCTTTCTGACGAAGAAAAGGAAATGGAAATTCTGAAAGCGAGGCCTATTCGTGAACAGTGGTGGCATTTCTTTTTTGAGAAATAATAAAATTCGTGACTTTTACGGCGGAGAACATTGATAATATTATGAAATAATAGTATAATATACATAATAATAAATATAAAAATCAATATGCACAAAAAAATTCTGTTATGTTCTGTATTTTTGGCACTGGCAGCAATTGTGTCTTTAAACATTTTTGCTCTTTCTCCTCTTACGGCTAGTGTTCTTCAATCACCGCCGCCAACACCGTCTATAACAGGTCCGACTTTAGGAGTTGTGGGAGGTTCATATCGTTTCTCAATAACAATGTCCCGGAATAACTCAAGCCCAAACCCGTGTCGTTTGGACTTGGTTTTTGACAATGGTACGGGCTCATACGGTTCACGTGGACCATACGCCGTACCTGTCGGTGGAACGGCTACTACTGAATTTGATACCAATTGGTTAAGACCTGGGACATATTCCGTTAGAGCCCAAGTACAGGATGTTTGCTTAGGGAACTCGAGTTGGTCACCAAGCATAGCAGTCACTATAACTCCCGATACGACTCCTCCTACCGCGCCAACATTTTTTTATGGCGGCGCTCAATCTACCTCACAAATAGATCTCACCTTTGGTAATTCCACGGACAATGCCTACATCGCCGGATACAAGGTGTACCGAAATGACTCCTTTTTGGCTAATGCATCAGGACGGACATCCGACTTTGACTTTCACTCATGGGGCACATATTCCGATACTGGTCTTTCACCATCGACAACTTATACCTACACTTTTGCCGCCTACGATTCAGCAGGGAATATTTCCTCGAAATCGGACCCGGTGAGTCTTACGACGTATTCTCCTCCCGATACTGCCGCACCTTCCAACCCTACCAATCTTTCCGCCACAGCCATCTCTTCATCTCAAATCGATCTTTCCTGGAATGCCTCCACGGATAACGTTGGCGTTATCGGATACAAAGTTTATAGAAACGGTGACTATTTTACAGATGTAACTTCTCCGTCTTTCTCCGACACCTATGTTTCCGCGAATACGACCTACGGTTATACAGTTGCCGCCTATGATATCGCAGGAAATTTGTCTTCACAAAGCAGTTCTGTTAGCGCAACGACGCTTGCTGGTACAAATAGTACTCCGCCAGCCGAACCTCCACCCGATACACAAGCTCCAACCGCACCAACAGAACTTACGGTAACAGATGTACTTTCCACTCAAATAAATCTTACGTGGACCGCTCCTACGGACAATGTTGGAGTCGTTGGTTATAAGATTTTCAGAAATGGTGAGTTTATCGATACCACAGTCAACACTTATTACAATGATCACAATCAATCTTCACCCGAGTACTATACGGTTCTTCCATCATCCACTACGTATGTTTACACCGTAGCCGCCTATGATGAAGCACAAAATCTTTCGCTGCAAAGCAATTCCGTAAGTGCAAAAACCTTAAATAGCGATGAGACTATTCATCCGTCTCCGGACACCAATCCAGATACCAATGTCACGAATACTCCTCCGCCAGTTCCTTCAACCCTAACTTCGGTGTCAAATTCCGGAACAGTCGGAACAGCATATACATTCTCATCAAAACTTTCTCCAGATCTAGATGGAAACCAGGTAAAGGCAATATTTGATTGGGGTGATGGGGAAACGAGCGAGAATTCTTCGGGGCTCATTACTCCAGTTGCTGCAGGGACTTCAGTTTCAGCGTCACACTCTTGGTCCACAGGTGGAACATATAAAGTAAAAGTGAAAGCCGTTGATTCGATAGATGAATCATCTGCTTGGTCATCCTCAGCAACAATGACAATAAAGGTTGCAAATGATGACGAAAAAATAGCCCCAAGTATACCAACCAATCTTTCGGCTAAAGTAATTTCTTCATCACAAATCAATCTTACCTGGAATGCGTCCACCGACAATACAAAAATCGCAGGATACAAGATATTGAGAGGTGGCGTTTCTATTGGTTCTTCAAACACACCTTCATATTCTGATACTGGATTATCGCCAGCAACTTCATATAGTTATACCGTTGCCGCTTACGATGTCGCGGGGAATATTTCGGCACAAAGTAGTCCAGTGTCTGCAAAAACTTCTAACGCTGAAGTTTCAAAAGATAAAAATACAGATCAAGTTATCAACGATAAAGATAAGGATAAAGTTTCCAAGAATACCGATCAGACTTCTCAGGATAAGGACAAAATTTCTAAAGATACCAATCAAGTAAACAAAGATAAGATGCTTCCATTAAAATTCACCAGAAATTTGAGAGTCGGATCAAAAGGCGATGATGTAAAAGCTCTTCAGCAAATTCTCATAAATGAAGGAGTTTTCCCAAAAGGAAAAGTGACAGGTTCTTTTGATATAAAAACAAAAATAGCGGTGATAAAATTTCAAAATAAATATACATCAGAAATACTTACTCCAATGGGACTCAAGAAGGGGAATGGTATTGTTGCGGAAAAAACCAGAGCAAAACTCAATGCATTGTATAAAGGAAGTACTGGTGTCATTACTCCACCAAGTACGACTCCTACTATTTCTTCCCTTTCACCTTCGAGCGGTCCTGTGGGCTCCAAATTCACAATTACCGGATCTGGATTCACTCCGACTGGCAATAAAGTAAAATTTGGCGATTTGGGCAGGGAGAACAGCCCTGATAGCAATATTTCTTCTGATGGCACTACCATCACTTTTACTGTTCCCGGAGGGAATTATTTAGCATGCTGGAATACCAGACCAGCCTGTCAGGCTCCGGCTTATATGACACAACCCGGAACATATGATGTATCTGTTATTAATACGAACGGCACCTCACGAACAAAAACTTTTACGGTGACGAAATAGGGGATCTTTTTTCTCAATACACTTTCTCTAAATAGCACTTCTCACATAAGACTTTATATCCACTATTTTCCGGATAGACCGTTTTTATATTTTCCGCACAACAAGAACAAGTTGAACTTATCAGTTTTTTCGGAGGCTGAAGGCTAAGAAGTTTCTTGTACCGTTCATCTGGTGATATTCGTGGAATAGGAAGTTTGTACGTTTTATAAAATTTGAGTTCTTGCGGAATTATTTTGTAGCCCTTTCCTGTATTTTCACAGGTGAGAATTTGCTTACAAATAGATTCATCCACTTCCTCAATATTTTTTGGGATCTCATACACAGTATCTGGCTTGAGTTTTTTCTCTTCATCATGCCATAAATATCCCTTTGCGATCGCCTGTTCTTTCGAAAGGGGATAATATTCATGTGCGGCAGTAATATTGTATGGAAACGATGAAAGAGTACTTGGAAAAGGCCGACCCCATTCACCAGTTTTTTCCATATGCTCTTTTATTTTTGTGAGCATTGTTTCGTAATCTTCCTTTGAATATTTTTTGTTGAGAATCATAAATTCCGCTTTTCGAAGCCCTACACACCCAAAACAGTTTGTAATGTTCACACATTGGTCACAGTAAACAGCATCTCGAGCAGTTACTGTATATGAAGAGAACTTTACATTGTAGAGTTCGTATGCTGTATCGCATTCAAGACATAATTCTGATTTTTCATTCGCAAGATTGTCATAACAATTTTTGTCCCGATAGCAATCGTATACATTTATACAATCTTCCGATTCTGTGACATAAAATCCATTCATTATATTTTTGGAATCACCGATAAAATCTCCTGTGCAATTATCTGAGTTTATTACTCGTAAATTTTTATGAAACAGTTGTTTTTTGAAATTTTCAAATTTGTTGTTGAGAGCATTTTTGTTGTTGAAAAGTTGGTATAAGAATTTTTCTTTTTCTTTGGAGTAATCCTCTTTTGAATATTGTTTGTTGAGGATCATGTATTCCTTATTTCTTATTTGCGCACAGAGGAAACAGTTTGTGCAACCACGACAATCATAGAGGAAATAGGAATCTCTACAGCCATCAGAAAGCTGAGAATAATGCGTGTTGTAGCATTTTTTACACTCCACGCACTCTGAACAATACTCACTTTCTTTCACATTGAGACAATCAATGCAGGTGTTACATTTCATGACGCGCATACAATAATATAAATTTTCGCTGTCGTAAGACGAAAATGTTAAATAGCTGTCTTTTATTTCCGCGCTGTTATTCGTGTAATCACTATTTTCGCAATTTATGTACATTCTTGCCCATCTCGGAACTTCTTTTTGGAGCTCCCGAAATTGCTCAAAGAAAGATTTGGTAAAATCAAAATCTTTTCCGTAGTGACTTGCATCAAAACTGTCACTCCACCATTCATCTGTATCTATTATTTTGAAAGGGCTTGAAGATGGATATGTAGAAATAATTGTTTTTCCCGAAATATGACTTTTTGTCAGAAATAATTTTCTTTCATTTCGAAAAATAAGATGGCGTTTGTGCCGACACTCAGGGCAGATTTCTGGTAATTTTGCATCGAACCGGCGGTAGCTATCTTCTTCCCCGAGGAAATACGTAAATTCGGCGCTGCATTCAGAACAATTCATAGATATGTAATGAAATTCTGCGTGAAACAAAGCTCAACAATAATAGTTCAGCAGAGTGCTTGTTCAACTTGGGAAAACGAAGAATTTTTATAAATTACGGAGGAAACGATGAATTCTCGAGATCCCCAATTCCCACAAAAGCGGGAAAACTACACAATGTTTGAATAAATAAGATCTTTATAAAAATTCGCTATAACTGGGGAATGAATGAATGTGGAAATGATTTCACCCGTTTTATTCAAATCCCATATATGGACATAATCATTCCCTTGAAAAGCATTCACCAAGAATGGTTTATACATTGGCAACTTTGATCTCTTTGATTTTCTATTCTGAGTAACATCCAGTTTATCGCAATCGGTTATTTCTTGGGTATACGGTCCGTATTTTGCTATAGAGACAAAGGCACTACTCCCATGTTTGAGTCGATTTTTTACAAACTGTTTCTCGAGTGGGATGAGGTTCCGATTTTCATTATTGAAATCTTCCCAATTTACAAATGCGATCAGACTATCCCACTTCATTTCCGAAAGATCGATATACTTCTCATATGTTTCCTGCTCATCTAATTCTTCAATATACACATCTTTTTCACCTACATGGAACTGCTTTCCAATTTCTAAGCTTTTAAAATAGTTGATGAGATAACGGTCTCTTCTGTTCTGGTTTTTGAGTTGTTGTATCAATGTATTTAAAGAATTGACGGTAAGAGACTGCTTCCAACTCTGATGAGAAGACCGAATCAAATTCTTGTTTTTGAGTTCATCAAAAGCTCTATAAATGGAAGATTTAGATTGTTTCAGATGCAAACAAGCATCCGCAACGGAGTGATAGGGATTATTATAAATAAAAACATAGAGCTCTGCCTCAGCAGTTGATAACCCAGCCCGGATAAGTTTTGAAATGAGTGATTTCATAGGCAAAAACGAGAATATCGTAGTCTCTGAGGTGTTTTTGTCAATATCCTGAGCTCCTTATGGTGCGAAGTGCGAATTTTTTATGTTGAGAAACAATCTTCCATTTGCTTTTTGCCACACAAAAGAATATTATTTAAGCGACAAATAAACGACATTTTTAACGACACATGTTTTTCCCGAAATTTCACATAACCTCGAGCATTCTCAATAATCTGAGTAGGATTGATGTTCTTCGAGAAAAAATTCTCACATGCCCTATTCATCCAAAAGAGGAATATAAACTCAAACGAGAAGCAATTCTCAGTATGGTGCACAATTCAACGGCAATTGAGGGAAATATGCTGAATGAGCGTGAAGTGCAAAAGGTTTTGGAGGGAAAGAAAATCAATGCAAATTCAAGAGATATTTATGAAGTGCAAAATTATAAAAAGTCGCTCGCCTTTATTTCCCTCAGGAAATCATCAGAGATTACAGAGAGAGATATTTTAAAAATTCATAAACTCACAACCGCAAATGTCCTTCCAAAGGAAAAATGTGGAATATATCGAAAAGAACCAGTGTATGTGGTAAGAAGAACTCCTCTTACACAAGAAGTATTGTATATAGCTCCAGATCATTCAAAAGTTCCTCGTCTTGTCCGTGATCTCTGCGAGTGGATAAACACTTCGCGAAAAGAAAAATTATCCCCTGTACTCATCGCGGGAATTGCCCATGCGGAAATGGCGGCAATACATCCTTTTTCCGATGGAAATGGTCGTACGGCAAGACTTCTCGCAACTTTAATTCTGTATACGGAAAAATACGATTTTAGAAAATTGTTTGCTCTGGAAAATTATTATAATTCAGAGAGACAAAAGTATTACAAAGCCATACATCTCGGAAAGAATTATGCTGAGAGATCAAAAGGATCCATGACCCCATGGCTTGAATATTTTGTAAAAGGATTTTTGAGTGAAATGGAAGTTGTTTTAGATAAGATCAGACCTTTTTTGTATTTTAAAAAAGCGCCAAAAGAAAGGGTTATTCTTTCCAAAAAAGAAATACAAATCCTCGATTTTTTGAACGAAATGGGAAATATCACGAGTTCAGATGTTCAAGATATCCTCACCGTGACAAAAAGAACGGCGCAAAGATTTTTAAAAAAGCTCATCGAAAAAAAACTTGTAGCAAAGCGTGGAAGCAAAAAAAACGCAATGTATGTTCTTGTATAAGAACATAAAACATGGCTTTAGTAACGCATTTGACTTCGCTCAGGGTTACCGCCAAATATTGCAAAGTCCCTCGACTCCTCCGCAAAAGCGGAGTCGCTCGGGACAAAGGATCTTCGGCTTCATTTCCTCACCCGCTTCGCGGGTTCGTCATTCAGCTCGAATTCAACTTTGGAGCGGGTAACGGGAATTGAACCCGTGTCTCGACCATGGCAAGGTCATGTACTACCGCTGTACTATACCCGCACACATGTGTGCTAACCAGAAATGTGAATGAACCCGTGTCTCGATCCCGCAGTGCGGGACAAGGTCATGTACTACCACTATGCTATCCCCGCAGATTTTTCTCGAAAATAATCTTTCAATGAACATGCAATTTCTCTCGCAGAATTCACGCTATGTGTATTCTTCCTTGAAAAAGCGAAGAGGATGGTAACTAGTCCACTCCAAAAAATCAAGTTCTCGTTGCCATCGAGAGAATCTCCATTTGTGATTTTTAGTAATCACCATCCGAATGTTTTTCCAATGTCTTCTGCTGATTCTCTCTTTCGACCGACTTTTATTTCTCCATTTTGGGCAATGAGTTTAAGAGGGGACGAGAGGAGACAGTGATGCGACGCGAGAGAATCCTGATATGCTCCGGTATCAAGAAATGCTATGTAGAGTTCATCTGTTTCATTGAGTTTCGGAAGCAAAATATAACTTCCTCCAGCTGTGTACTTATCATCGGAGTCACAAGAAGATCCTGCGAGCCAAATTTTTTGGAGCTTTCTTGTCTTCATGCAATTCACAGGAACTACATGCCATTTTTGATGAATTGCCCAGGTGTCAATGAGGTCATTCATAAAACTTCCATCAATAACGTACCACTGATTATTTCCCTTATTCTCCACAGTTTTTTCCGCGAGAATTTTATAAATCGTTATTTGTGATGGTGCTGCAACATATCTTCCCCATTCTACGATCAAATTTGGATGGCGAACTCCCAATTTATTGCATGTAGATATTGCACTTTTGACAATAAAATGAATCAGACTTTTTCCCGAATAAAATCGCTTCTTTTTTTCATACGGAACACCAGCGCCTCCGCCAATATCAAGCGTGTCGAGTCCAGGATTTTTTTCACGTAACTGTGCATACAGTTCAAGAGCTCGTTTCATCGGTCTCACAATTCCCTCCATACTTTCGATCTGACTTGAAATATGATAGTGGAGAACGGAAAGATTTTTAATCTTCCCGATGTTCAAGAGTTCTGTTTCG from Candidatus Peregrinibacteria bacterium encodes the following:
- a CDS encoding MarR family transcriptional regulator, which codes for MKSLISKLIRAGLSTAEAELYVFIYNNPYHSVADACLHLKQSKSSIYRAFDELKNKNLIRSSHQSWKQSLTVNSLNTLIQQLKNQNRRDRYLINYFKSLEIGKQFHVGEKDVYIEELDEQETYEKYIDLSEMKWDSLIAFVNWEDFNNENRNLIPLEKQFVKNRLKHGSSAFVSIAKYGPYTQEITDCDKLDVTQNRKSKRSKLPMYKPFLVNAFQGNDYVHIWDLNKTGEIISTFIHSPVIANFYKDLIYSNIV
- a CDS encoding fibronectin type III domain-containing protein, producing the protein MSLNIFALSPLTASVLQSPPPTPSITGPTLGVVGGSYRFSITMSRNNSSPNPCRLDLVFDNGTGSYGSRGPYAVPVGGTATTEFDTNWLRPGTYSVRAQVQDVCLGNSSWSPSIAVTITPDTTPPTAPTFFYGGAQSTSQIDLTFGNSTDNAYIAGYKVYRNDSFLANASGRTSDFDFHSWGTYSDTGLSPSTTYTYTFAAYDSAGNISSKSDPVSLTTYSPPDTAAPSNPTNLSATAISSSQIDLSWNASTDNVGVIGYKVYRNGDYFTDVTSPSFSDTYVSANTTYGYTVAAYDIAGNLSSQSSSVSATTLAGTNSTPPAEPPPDTQAPTAPTELTVTDVLSTQINLTWTAPTDNVGVVGYKIFRNGEFIDTTVNTYYNDHNQSSPEYYTVLPSSTTYVYTVAAYDEAQNLSLQSNSVSAKTLNSDETIHPSPDTNPDTNVTNTPPPVPSTLTSVSNSGTVGTAYTFSSKLSPDLDGNQVKAIFDWGDGETSENSSGLITPVAAGTSVSASHSWSTGGTYKVKVKAVDSIDESSAWSSSATMTIKVANDDEKIAPSIPTNLSAKVISSSQINLTWNASTDNTKIAGYKILRGGVSIGSSNTPSYSDTGLSPATSYSYTVAAYDVAGNISAQSSPVSAKTSNAEVSKDKNTDQVINDKDKDKVSKNTDQTSQDKDKISKDTNQVNKDKMLPLKFTRNLRVGSKGDDVKALQQILINEGVFPKGKVTGSFDIKTKIAVIKFQNKYTSEILTPMGLKKGNGIVAEKTRAKLNALYKGSTGVITPPSTTPTISSLSPSSGPVGSKFTITGSGFTPTGNKVKFGDLGRENSPDSNISSDGTTITFTVPGGNYLACWNTRPACQAPAYMTQPGTYDVSVINTNGTSRTKTFTVTK
- a CDS encoding Fic family protein, whose protein sequence is MFFPKFHITSSILNNLSRIDVLREKILTCPIHPKEEYKLKREAILSMVHNSTAIEGNMLNEREVQKVLEGKKINANSRDIYEVQNYKKSLAFISLRKSSEITERDILKIHKLTTANVLPKEKCGIYRKEPVYVVRRTPLTQEVLYIAPDHSKVPRLVRDLCEWINTSRKEKLSPVLIAGIAHAEMAAIHPFSDGNGRTARLLATLILYTEKYDFRKLFALENYYNSERQKYYKAIHLGKNYAERSKGSMTPWLEYFVKGFLSEMEVVLDKIRPFLYFKKAPKERVILSKKEIQILDFLNEMGNITSSDVQDILTVTKRTAQRFLKKLIEKKLVAKRGSKKNAMYVLV
- a CDS encoding septum formation initiator family protein, which codes for MRKSYVSQNVTVSIVLIALIIGTIYLLFIFSSAIWKSQRKEKLYEEFRKDIARLEEENASLSERYDLQRTDEFFDKYAKSNLGKINPGEKVIIIENTPETPPLDFSGLSDEEKEMEILKARPIREQWWHFFFEK